The following are encoded together in the Methylomonas methanica MC09 genome:
- a CDS encoding NADH-quinone oxidoreductase subunit L yields MDACWILWVPCLPTLAAALIGGLHFLRLISGETDERLTARISVTAISFSALLALTALASTDSGSIADNLIYGTWLSSGHLNIGFSLRNSGFNVGLAALFSLLLLVVMRFSVNYLHREAGFHRFFFILNLFAAAMLLLVLSGNAVFTFIGWEVAGVCSYWLIAYAYDRPIAVHNATRAFVTNRVGDGGFLLGIALSLIWLESADWQVINQHAADLARGDANLLAWCFALAACAKSAQIPFTPWLARAMEGPTPSSAVFYGGVMIHAGVFLLIQLQALFNQAPLAMLLLAIVGGLTAVYGYWVGLSQTDIKSAQVYATSAQLGLMFLECGLGFWQLAGWHLCAHAVVRCYLLLTAPSILHATQCQAVRPVSPRWADCRWAFMVSLQRGWLEQALDWMLVKPIQQLAKDMRDIDERIIDPALGVPAPTIKAISSLAEWEERRMGANLDSDEDSFARGSGLAGKLAEWTAALMNWFEYRFILRGIGRDSISWGRRLGRRANRFEHLLLSPRYLVLFVLITLMVALGYAS; encoded by the coding sequence ATGGACGCTTGCTGGATTTTATGGGTGCCGTGCTTACCGACGTTGGCGGCGGCGTTGATCGGCGGCCTGCATTTTTTGCGGCTCATTTCCGGTGAGACCGATGAACGCTTGACCGCGCGGATCAGCGTGACGGCCATTTCCTTTTCCGCTTTACTGGCCTTGACCGCACTGGCTTCGACTGATTCCGGGTCGATCGCGGATAACCTGATTTACGGTACTTGGCTGAGCAGCGGCCACCTCAACATCGGGTTCTCGTTACGCAACTCCGGTTTTAATGTGGGCTTGGCGGCCTTGTTTTCGCTGTTGCTGCTGGTGGTGATGCGGTTTTCCGTGAATTATTTGCACCGCGAGGCCGGCTTTCACCGCTTTTTTTTCATTCTTAATCTATTTGCGGCGGCCATGTTGTTGCTGGTGTTGTCCGGCAATGCCGTGTTTACCTTTATCGGCTGGGAAGTCGCCGGGGTTTGTTCCTATTGGCTGATCGCCTATGCCTACGACAGGCCGATTGCCGTCCATAACGCCACCCGCGCCTTTGTCACCAACCGGGTCGGCGACGGCGGCTTTCTGCTGGGTATCGCTCTGTCCCTGATCTGGCTGGAAAGCGCCGATTGGCAAGTCATCAATCAACATGCGGCCGATCTGGCGCGAGGTGACGCCAACTTGCTGGCCTGGTGTTTTGCATTGGCGGCCTGCGCCAAATCGGCGCAGATTCCGTTTACTCCGTGGTTGGCCAGGGCCATGGAAGGGCCGACGCCTTCCAGTGCCGTTTTTTACGGCGGCGTAATGATACATGCCGGGGTGTTTTTGCTGATTCAATTACAAGCCTTGTTTAACCAAGCGCCACTGGCCATGTTGTTGTTGGCGATAGTGGGCGGGCTTACCGCCGTTTACGGTTATTGGGTAGGCTTGAGCCAGACCGATATCAAAAGCGCCCAGGTTTACGCCACTTCGGCTCAGTTGGGCTTGATGTTTCTGGAGTGCGGCCTGGGCTTTTGGCAATTGGCCGGCTGGCATTTATGCGCCCATGCCGTGGTACGCTGCTATTTGTTGCTGACGGCGCCATCGATATTGCATGCCACCCAATGCCAAGCCGTACGCCCTGTTTCGCCGCGTTGGGCGGATTGCCGCTGGGCGTTCATGGTCTCGTTGCAACGCGGCTGGCTGGAGCAGGCCTTGGACTGGATGTTGGTCAAACCGATCCAACAATTGGCAAAAGATATGCGCGACATCGACGAACGCATCATAGATCCCGCGCTGGGCGTGCCGGCGCCGACCATCAAAGCCATTTCGTCGTTGGCGGAATGGGAGGAACGCAGGATGGGCGCGAACCTGGACAGCGATGAGGACAGTTTCGCCCGCGGTAGCGGACTGGCCGGCAAGCTGGCTGAATGGACCGCGGCCCTGATGAACTGGTTTGAATACCGGTTTATTTTGCGCGGTATCGGCCGGGATTCCATCAGCTGGGGGCGGCGACTGGGGCGGCGCGCCAATCGTTTCGAGCACTTGCTGTTGAGTCCTCGATATCTGGTGTTGTTTGTGCTGATCACGCTGATGGTGGCCTTGGGGTACGCATCGTGA
- a CDS encoding Maf family protein, whose translation MKPQLVLASASPRRSELLQQIGICHVIQAVDIDETPWQHESPLAYVERVANEKSAACRALRGDNLPVLAADTSVVCDGRIMGKPDDKQQAIEMLMQLSGRSHQVYSAVSLRGERHWQAVSVSEVTFRTLSQAEVAAYWETGEPCDKAGGYAIQGLASIFIESITGSFSGVMGLPLFETAQLLAKQGIRVIA comes from the coding sequence ATGAAGCCACAGCTTGTGCTTGCCTCCGCGTCGCCGCGCCGCAGCGAATTATTGCAACAAATCGGCATTTGCCATGTCATTCAGGCGGTGGATATCGATGAAACTCCCTGGCAGCACGAATCCCCCTTGGCTTACGTGGAACGGGTGGCAAACGAAAAGTCGGCAGCCTGCCGGGCCTTGCGCGGCGACAATCTGCCTGTGCTGGCGGCGGATACCAGCGTGGTTTGCGACGGACGGATCATGGGGAAGCCGGACGATAAACAGCAGGCGATCGAGATGTTGATGCAGCTATCCGGCCGCTCGCATCAGGTTTACAGCGCGGTTTCGCTGCGCGGCGAACGGCATTGGCAGGCGGTGAGCGTCAGCGAAGTGACTTTCCGGACCTTGAGTCAGGCGGAAGTCGCCGCTTACTGGGAGACGGGCGAACCGTGCGACAAAGCCGGCGGGTATGCCATACAGGGCTTGGCCAGCATTTTTATTGAATCGATTACAGGCAGTTTTTCCGGCGTGATGGGCTTACCGCTGTTTGAAACCGCACAATTATTAGCCAAACAAGGGATTAGAGTCATCGCATGA
- the rng gene encoding ribonuclease G codes for MSEEILINVTPPETRVAVIENGVLQELIIERVRQKGLVGNIYKGEVCRVLPGMQAAFVDIGLDKAAFLHLSDFNSQELADGSENIEHYLKEGQKIVVQVTKDPLGNKGARLTTDISIPSRFQVYMPYAANSGVSQRIECEEERVRLRACIESYLQKHTVPGGFIARTAAECVEDVILFSDMTFLHKLWESILDKSKKVKVKSLIHEDLPLSVRTLRDLYKEGIEKVRVDSKETFLRLVEFAETFVPEVVPVIEHYSGERPVFDIYNVEDEITKALDRKVKLKSGGHLVFDQTESMTTVDVNTGGYVGGRNLEETIFKTNLEAAQTISRQLRLRNLGGIIIIDFIDMQSEDHKKQVLTALQRNLDKDHAKTKITEVSALGLVEMTRKRTRESLEHILCEPCSTCGGRGVLKTAESICLEIFREIIRVVRQYNVQQILVLASEQVVEMLLDEEADMLAELEMFLKVAIKIRAETEYNQEHYDVVLL; via the coding sequence ATGAGTGAGGAAATTTTAATAAACGTCACGCCACCGGAAACCCGGGTCGCGGTGATTGAAAACGGCGTGTTGCAGGAACTGATTATCGAACGGGTGCGGCAAAAAGGCCTGGTCGGTAACATCTATAAGGGCGAGGTGTGTCGGGTATTGCCCGGCATGCAGGCGGCTTTTGTGGATATCGGTCTGGATAAGGCGGCTTTTCTGCATTTGTCGGACTTTAACAGCCAGGAATTAGCCGACGGTTCGGAGAACATCGAACATTATTTGAAAGAAGGTCAGAAGATCGTGGTGCAGGTCACCAAAGACCCCTTGGGTAACAAAGGGGCCCGGCTGACCACCGATATTTCCATTCCGTCGCGGTTTCAGGTTTACATGCCGTATGCGGCGAATTCCGGCGTGTCGCAGCGTATCGAATGCGAGGAAGAGCGGGTACGCCTGCGCGCCTGTATCGAAAGTTATCTGCAGAAACATACCGTACCCGGCGGTTTCATCGCCCGCACCGCCGCCGAATGCGTGGAGGATGTAATACTGTTTTCCGACATGACTTTTTTACATAAGTTGTGGGAATCCATTCTGGATAAAAGCAAAAAAGTTAAAGTCAAATCGCTGATTCATGAAGACTTGCCGTTGAGCGTGCGCACCTTGCGCGATTTATATAAGGAAGGCATCGAAAAGGTGCGGGTCGATTCCAAGGAAACCTTTTTACGTTTGGTGGAGTTTGCCGAGACCTTCGTGCCGGAAGTGGTACCGGTGATAGAACATTACTCCGGCGAGCGGCCGGTGTTCGACATTTACAATGTCGAAGACGAGATCACCAAAGCCCTGGATCGCAAAGTCAAACTCAAATCCGGTGGGCATTTGGTGTTCGACCAGACCGAGTCTATGACCACGGTGGACGTCAACACCGGCGGCTACGTGGGCGGCCGCAATCTGGAAGAAACCATTTTCAAAACCAATCTGGAAGCGGCGCAGACCATTTCCCGGCAGCTGCGCTTGCGTAATCTGGGCGGCATTATCATTATCGATTTCATCGATATGCAGAGCGAGGACCACAAGAAACAAGTGTTGACTGCGTTGCAACGCAATCTGGACAAAGACCATGCCAAAACCAAAATTACCGAGGTGTCCGCGCTGGGGCTGGTGGAAATGACCCGTAAACGCACCCGCGAGAGTCTGGAACATATTTTGTGCGAACCCTGCTCGACCTGCGGCGGCCGCGGCGTATTGAAAACCGCCGAGTCGATTTGTCTGGAAATTTTCCGTGAAATCATTCGAGTGGTCAGGCAATATAACGTGCAGCAAATTTTGGTGTTGGCCTCCGAACAGGTGGTGGAAATGTTGCTGGACGAGGAAGCCGATATGTTGGCCGAATTGGAAATGTTTCTGAAGGTGGCGATCAAAATCCGCGCCGAAACGGAATACAATCAGGAACATTATGACGTGGTGCTGTTGTAG
- a CDS encoding DUF2309 domain-containing protein — protein MNTPAQNPKRQIVLDAIRHLDHVLPGQAPIHDFVHHNTLHGFQHLPFEQALAEFTALTGIDCYLPEAQFRQFHAQGRISDADIDAALNDYLADAGPVAASNGSDNAPTRRQFYRQALLSDLSPLNPAQLTWQLQESDLLQQPDARALWETVLDRLELTLPELHPEQLLDLSREQAETWLSNAGVSLPSARKDLELQAVRGLFDQVGDSLTLRGLLLALTGTDILENVRPRLIKLCASVLDEGQAAWRLPQRQTLGLYKAWRQTLPHDAEALFQDLTDWPQLVDALPEAAGDAIVQQLEMAGIPCERWAGYLERLALELPGWSGLLNWRQTHPDYSAEGQSQTLLADYLAIRLILDQACLQAFAKATWRCPMHIGKLQAYFEKNNAEVAVRHAVFGGQLPEYLQQAGQSLVADNPRDNRPWQVLTERIHTWQHSPLAGQTGGIHANTQGWQLFRLCRDLGLRAAELSQLPKAQLLNWLTLIEAFTPSHRQRVWLDAYERHYQQDLLQALHANHNRGRWAQRRQAPQAQIVFCMDDREEGIRRHLEELNPAVETLGAAGFFGVPMHYQGLDDAHATPLCPVVVTPSHTVREQSRPERALLLKRHKRRNSIKLALGRLIFHGLRRGVLSSAPLIGIAAPFTLAGLLLKSFTPKQQQRLLQQAGHTLGAQVETHLQFQAEHPAVPATPQNPRLGFTDSEQAERIAAFLKNTGLTYGFAEIVVLMGHGSMSQNNPHLAAYDCGACSGRHGGPNARLFAAMANRAEIRQLLLEHNIDIPEHTWFIGAEHNTCDEDITWYDSADIPAARLPAFQRFVAEMEHAQRMSAHERCRRLASAPRKPTPAQALRHFLNRAADFSQARPELGHATNAAALVGRRSLTQGAFFDRRLFLISYDPTQDPEGTILEGILLAVGPVGAGINLEYYFSTVNNERLGCGSKVPHNLTGFCAVMEGAGSDLRTGLPKQMIEIHEAMRLQIVVEAKTTVLEKIYNRQESLRELIGGGWVHLSSKDPDSGEIFVFRRASGFMPWQAADKPLPLRDNSPDCYREETLPVAPMLIKQPSFSGEPG, from the coding sequence TTGAATACACCCGCGCAAAACCCGAAACGGCAAATCGTCCTGGATGCAATCCGTCATCTGGATCACGTACTGCCCGGTCAGGCGCCGATACACGATTTCGTGCATCACAACACCTTGCACGGTTTTCAACACCTGCCGTTCGAGCAGGCCTTGGCGGAATTTACCGCCTTGACCGGCATCGACTGTTATTTGCCCGAGGCGCAATTCCGCCAATTCCATGCCCAAGGACGCATCTCCGACGCCGATATCGACGCCGCCCTAAACGACTATTTGGCGGACGCCGGACCCGTTGCAGCCAGTAATGGCTCGGACAATGCCCCGACGCGCCGGCAATTCTATCGGCAGGCCCTGCTCAGCGACTTGTCGCCGCTGAACCCGGCGCAATTGACTTGGCAACTGCAGGAATCGGACTTGTTGCAACAACCGGATGCCCGTGCGCTATGGGAAACCGTGCTGGACCGGCTTGAATTGACCCTGCCCGAGTTGCACCCGGAACAGCTGCTGGATTTAAGTCGCGAACAAGCCGAAACTTGGTTGAGCAACGCCGGCGTTAGCCTGCCGTCCGCGCGCAAAGACCTGGAGCTGCAGGCCGTGCGCGGGTTATTCGACCAAGTCGGCGACAGCCTGACCCTGCGCGGCTTGCTGCTGGCTTTAACCGGTACCGATATTCTGGAGAACGTAAGACCGCGCTTGATCAAACTCTGCGCATCCGTCCTGGACGAAGGCCAGGCGGCTTGGCGTTTGCCGCAACGGCAAACACTGGGTTTGTACAAAGCCTGGCGGCAAACGCTGCCGCATGACGCGGAAGCGCTGTTTCAGGATTTAACCGACTGGCCCCAATTGGTTGACGCGTTGCCCGAAGCAGCCGGCGATGCCATAGTCCAACAACTGGAAATGGCCGGTATTCCCTGCGAGCGCTGGGCGGGCTATCTGGAACGGCTGGCCTTGGAATTGCCCGGCTGGTCGGGCTTGCTGAACTGGCGGCAAACCCATCCGGACTACTCAGCGGAAGGCCAAAGCCAAACGCTACTGGCCGATTATCTGGCAATACGGCTGATTCTGGATCAGGCTTGTTTGCAAGCCTTCGCCAAAGCCACTTGGCGTTGTCCCATGCACATCGGCAAATTGCAGGCGTATTTTGAAAAAAACAACGCGGAGGTCGCGGTCAGACACGCCGTATTCGGCGGACAATTGCCCGAATACCTGCAGCAGGCCGGGCAAAGTTTAGTCGCCGACAATCCCAGAGACAACCGCCCATGGCAGGTGTTGACAGAACGCATCCATACCTGGCAACACAGCCCGCTGGCCGGCCAAACAGGCGGCATCCATGCTAATACGCAAGGCTGGCAATTATTTCGGCTGTGCCGGGATTTGGGACTGCGTGCCGCCGAGCTAAGCCAATTGCCAAAAGCGCAGTTGCTGAACTGGCTGACGCTTATCGAGGCATTCACGCCGTCTCACAGACAGCGGGTCTGGCTGGATGCATACGAACGGCACTACCAGCAGGATTTATTGCAAGCCTTGCATGCCAATCATAATCGCGGCCGCTGGGCGCAGCGCCGGCAAGCGCCGCAGGCGCAAATCGTCTTTTGCATGGACGACCGCGAGGAAGGCATACGCCGGCATCTGGAGGAATTGAATCCCGCCGTGGAAACGCTGGGCGCGGCCGGCTTTTTCGGCGTGCCCATGCATTACCAGGGACTGGACGACGCGCACGCCACGCCTTTATGCCCGGTGGTGGTGACGCCGTCGCATACAGTGCGGGAACAAAGCCGACCCGAACGCGCGTTATTGTTGAAACGGCATAAACGCCGCAATAGCATCAAGCTGGCGCTTGGCAGACTGATATTTCACGGTTTGCGCCGGGGAGTCTTGTCGTCAGCGCCGCTGATCGGTATCGCCGCACCGTTTACTCTGGCCGGATTGTTGCTGAAAAGCTTTACGCCCAAACAACAGCAGCGCTTGCTGCAGCAGGCAGGACACACACTGGGCGCGCAGGTGGAAACGCATCTGCAATTCCAAGCCGAACACCCTGCAGTACCGGCCACGCCGCAAAACCCCAGGTTGGGGTTTACCGATTCAGAACAAGCCGAGCGGATTGCGGCATTTTTAAAAAATACCGGCCTGACCTACGGCTTTGCGGAGATTGTGGTCCTAATGGGACACGGCTCCATGAGCCAGAATAACCCGCATCTGGCGGCTTACGATTGCGGCGCCTGCAGCGGCCGGCACGGAGGCCCGAATGCCCGCTTGTTCGCGGCGATGGCCAATCGTGCGGAAATTCGTCAATTATTGCTTGAGCACAATATCGACATCCCCGAACACACGTGGTTTATCGGCGCCGAACACAATACCTGCGACGAAGATATCACCTGGTACGACAGCGCCGATATTCCCGCCGCCCGGCTACCGGCGTTCCAGCGCTTCGTGGCTGAGATGGAGCATGCTCAACGCATGTCGGCGCACGAACGCTGCCGGCGACTGGCATCGGCGCCGCGGAAGCCGACCCCCGCTCAGGCTTTACGGCACTTCTTGAACCGCGCCGCGGATTTTTCCCAAGCCCGGCCCGAATTGGGACACGCCACCAATGCCGCCGCACTGGTCGGCCGCCGCTCGCTGACGCAGGGTGCCTTCTTCGACAGGCGGCTGTTTTTGATTTCCTACGACCCCACTCAGGACCCCGAGGGCACTATTCTGGAAGGCATTTTGCTGGCGGTCGGCCCGGTCGGTGCCGGCATCAATCTGGAATATTATTTTTCCACCGTCAACAACGAACGTTTGGGCTGCGGCTCCAAGGTACCGCACAATCTGACCGGCTTTTGCGCCGTCATGGAAGGCGCCGGCAGCGATTTGCGCACCGGCCTGCCCAAACAAATGATAGAAATCCACGAAGCCATGCGCCTGCAAATAGTCGTGGAAGCCAAAACCACCGTGCTGGAAAAAATCTACAACCGGCAGGAGAGCCTACGGGAACTGATCGGCGGCGGCTGGGTACATCTCAGCAGCAAAGACCCGGATAGCGGCGAGATTTTCGTGTTCCGGCGCGCTAGCGGCTTTATGCCTTGGCAAGCCGCCGATAAACCATTGCCGCTAAGAGACAATTCGCCCGATTGCTATCGCGAGGAAACGCTGCCTGTGGCGCCGATGCTGATTAAACAACCCTCATTTAGCGGAGAACCGGGCTAA
- a CDS encoding complex I subunit 4 family protein gives MVTDIVYWPSATFFPLLTALTLVPLLTMGLVLFNKPARSLKLGLCGALLNLALSIYLLRVFDSQAPGIHLAESVDVLGLGYRVGVDGTNILFVPLTAILGLLALVYTMITRHRHDRLFVACLLAYQGILIGAFVALNAMQFWFWCLLELVPVVLLTVSAGTGEQRNQVVKTLLQYWLPGLGMSLAGFLLLSFGLMQSGLAFSFDWLTLKHHNLAIPRETLIFILLFFGFAVRMPLFPFHAWLPLLAEHGTAASAAIFLHGLKLGIYAVVRFILPLVPGAAEHWAGFVVSLGLLGIFYGALLALMQINMRRLLAFAVISHTGMLVIGVFSFNDFALEGSILLSVAYGLATAGMLFSIGLIYERTRTSYLPRLGGLFENNSAIGLLFLISALSTMVMPGTPGFDAAHLLIEGTIEEHGWLIAIAILIGNVVAAGFLLWAFQRLFIANPKRFVQPYSSIHHPVVQERIIALAICGLLVATGFYTTPWLKFIDQEANEIGEHYPEHHSHHANEPDHD, from the coding sequence ATCGTGACGGATATCGTTTACTGGCCATCGGCGACCTTCTTTCCGTTATTGACAGCGTTGACGCTGGTACCGCTGTTGACGATGGGCCTGGTGCTGTTCAACAAGCCGGCCCGCAGCCTGAAACTGGGCTTATGCGGCGCGCTGTTGAATCTGGCCCTAAGTATTTATTTATTGCGGGTGTTCGACTCCCAAGCGCCCGGTATTCATCTGGCCGAAAGTGTCGACGTTCTGGGCCTGGGCTATCGGGTCGGCGTGGACGGCACCAACATTCTCTTCGTGCCGCTCACCGCTATTTTGGGTTTGCTGGCCTTGGTCTACACCATGATTACCCGCCATCGCCACGACAGGTTGTTCGTAGCCTGCCTGCTGGCTTACCAGGGGATCCTGATCGGCGCTTTCGTAGCCTTGAACGCCATGCAATTCTGGTTTTGGTGTTTGCTGGAGTTGGTGCCGGTGGTGTTATTGACGGTGTCGGCGGGTACCGGCGAACAACGCAATCAAGTGGTCAAGACCCTATTGCAATATTGGTTGCCGGGTTTGGGGATGAGTTTGGCAGGTTTTTTACTGTTGAGTTTCGGTTTGATGCAAAGCGGTCTGGCTTTCAGTTTCGACTGGCTGACCTTAAAGCATCATAATCTGGCCATTCCGCGGGAAACCTTGATTTTCATCCTGCTGTTTTTCGGCTTTGCGGTACGCATGCCCTTATTCCCGTTTCACGCCTGGTTGCCCTTGCTGGCGGAGCACGGCACCGCGGCCAGCGCGGCGATTTTTTTGCACGGTCTGAAACTGGGCATTTACGCCGTCGTGCGTTTTATCCTGCCCTTGGTGCCCGGGGCTGCGGAACATTGGGCGGGGTTCGTGGTGAGTTTGGGCTTGCTGGGGATTTTTTACGGCGCCCTGCTGGCGTTGATGCAAATCAACATGCGCCGCTTGCTGGCCTTTGCGGTGATCAGCCATACCGGCATGTTGGTGATCGGGGTATTCTCATTTAACGATTTTGCCTTGGAAGGCAGTATTTTGCTGTCGGTAGCGTACGGTTTGGCCACGGCCGGCATGCTGTTCAGTATCGGCCTGATTTACGAGCGTACCCGCACCTCCTATTTGCCGAGACTGGGCGGCTTGTTCGAGAATAATTCGGCGATCGGCCTGTTGTTCTTGATTTCCGCGCTCAGCACCATGGTCATGCCGGGTACACCGGGGTTCGATGCCGCCCATTTACTCATCGAAGGCACTATCGAAGAACACGGCTGGCTGATCGCCATTGCCATCTTAATCGGCAACGTCGTGGCCGCCGGTTTTTTGCTGTGGGCCTTTCAACGGCTTTTCATAGCGAACCCCAAGCGGTTTGTGCAACCCTACAGCAGTATCCACCATCCGGTGGTACAGGAGCGGATTATTGCCCTGGCGATTTGCGGCTTGCTGGTGGCCACCGGCTTTTACACCACACCTTGGCTGAAATTCATCGACCAGGAAGCCAACGAAATCGGCGAACACTATCCGGAGCATCACAGCCA
- the rlmH gene encoding 23S rRNA (pseudouridine(1915)-N(3))-methyltransferase RlmH — protein sequence MQIHLIAVGNKMPDWVQQGYNEYAKRLPRECELVLKEIAPDKRRGGDIARITKDEGERMLAAVPPRAHVVTLDIPGKPWTTADLAKGLERWLGNGQPVALMVGGPEGLSQQVRDAARESWSLSPLTFPHPLVRIVVAEQIYRAWSLMNNHPYHR from the coding sequence ATGCAAATTCATCTGATCGCCGTCGGTAACAAAATGCCGGACTGGGTGCAGCAAGGCTATAATGAATATGCAAAACGATTGCCGCGCGAATGCGAGTTGGTGTTGAAGGAAATTGCGCCGGATAAACGCCGCGGCGGCGATATCGCCCGAATTACTAAAGACGAAGGCGAGCGTATGCTGGCCGCTGTGCCGCCGCGGGCGCATGTCGTCACGTTGGATATACCGGGAAAGCCGTGGACGACCGCCGATTTAGCGAAAGGCCTGGAACGCTGGCTGGGTAACGGCCAGCCGGTGGCCTTGATGGTGGGCGGGCCAGAGGGCTTGTCGCAACAAGTCCGGGATGCGGCGCGAGAGTCCTGGAGCCTGTCGCCGTTGACATTTCCGCATCCGCTGGTGCGCATCGTCGTGGCTGAACAAATCTATCGGGCCTGGAGTCTGATGAACAATCACCCTTACCATCGTTAA
- a CDS encoding complex I subunit 4 family protein: MAILSALLWTPALGVLLLAPVSGQRQGLIRQISLVVTTIAFLLACRLLIGFDTTNSAMQFSEFYPLNPKLGSAYALGVDGLSMPMLILATLLSSIALLASISIREGVKGYHICVLLLEFGMLGVFMAQDWALFYIFWEVTLIPLFFLIDRWGGKRRHAASLNFVLYTMGGSVFMLLSLLAISQYDLEHQGSLMASMGQAAQSMPVLEQVLVLLGFLLGFGVKMPIFPLHGWLPLAHVEAPSPISILLSGILLKMGAYGLLRTVVMLPVAAELLRPVLVFLALFGMIYGGLLAWRQRDLKAMVAYSSLSHMGVVLLGIAAMNQTGFTGAILQMTAHGLIAGALFLLVGLLYERTHTRNIQDYSSLVQVMPRFAAFTTLTLLAAMGLPGSVGFIAELHTLIGGFQQWSGLMVFFSASILISAAYAMRTIGLLFTGPIKPQMQSIPDLQPLELMASGILVAGIVLFGLLPGPLIDLSAATVDRMLSVIGERLP, encoded by the coding sequence ATGGCAATATTAAGTGCTCTGCTTTGGACTCCGGCATTGGGAGTACTGCTGCTGGCGCCGGTTTCCGGGCAGAGACAGGGCTTGATCAGGCAAATCAGCCTGGTGGTAACGACCATAGCCTTCTTACTGGCCTGTCGCTTGTTAATCGGCTTCGATACCACAAACAGCGCTATGCAATTCAGCGAGTTTTACCCGCTCAATCCGAAGCTGGGTAGTGCTTACGCGCTGGGCGTGGACGGGCTATCCATGCCGATGCTGATATTGGCCACCCTACTGAGCTCAATCGCCTTGCTGGCGTCAATTTCCATCCGTGAGGGCGTCAAGGGTTACCACATTTGCGTACTGCTGCTGGAATTCGGCATGCTGGGCGTGTTTATGGCCCAGGATTGGGCCTTGTTTTACATCTTTTGGGAAGTGACGCTGATCCCGTTGTTTTTTTTGATCGACCGCTGGGGCGGCAAGCGCCGGCACGCGGCCAGTCTGAATTTCGTGCTGTACACCATGGGCGGTTCGGTATTCATGCTGCTTAGCCTGCTGGCCATCAGTCAATACGACTTGGAACACCAAGGCTCCTTGATGGCCTCCATGGGTCAAGCCGCGCAAAGCATGCCGGTATTGGAACAGGTACTGGTGCTGCTGGGCTTTCTACTGGGCTTCGGGGTCAAAATGCCGATTTTCCCGCTGCACGGCTGGCTGCCGCTGGCGCATGTGGAAGCGCCCAGCCCCATCAGTATTTTACTGTCCGGCATCTTATTGAAAATGGGCGCTTACGGTCTGCTGCGTACAGTAGTCATGCTGCCGGTAGCGGCGGAATTGTTGCGACCGGTTTTAGTATTTTTAGCCTTGTTCGGCATGATTTACGGCGGACTGCTGGCCTGGCGACAGCGTGACTTGAAGGCCATGGTGGCCTATTCGTCATTGAGCCATATGGGCGTGGTGCTGTTGGGCATTGCGGCAATGAACCAGACCGGTTTCACCGGCGCCATCCTGCAAATGACCGCCCACGGTTTGATTGCCGGCGCGCTGTTTTTGCTGGTGGGCTTGCTGTACGAACGCACGCATACCCGCAATATTCAGGATTACAGCTCCCTGGTACAGGTCATGCCGCGCTTTGCGGCCTTCACCACCCTGACATTACTGGCGGCCATGGGCCTGCCCGGCTCGGTGGGCTTTATCGCCGAATTGCACACGTTGATCGGCGGCTTTCAGCAATGGAGCGGGCTGATGGTGTTTTTCAGCGCGAGCATTTTAATCAGTGCCGCATACGCCATGCGCACCATAGGCCTGCTGTTCACCGGGCCGATCAAACCGCAGATGCAGTCGATACCCGACCTGCAACCGCTGGAACTGATGGCCTCCGGCATTTTGGTGGCCGGCATCGTATTGTTCGGCTTACTGCCGGGGCCGCTGATTGACTTATCCGCCGCCACGGTGGATCGCATGCTGTCGGTGATAGGGGAGCGTTTGCCTTGA